The following nucleotide sequence is from Azoarcus sp. CIB.
CTGCAAGCTGGTGCCAAGCATGACAACGCGTTTATTTGGCATATCTTGGGCTATTTACTGAACGAGAAATAGTCGGGAAGCTCATCGGGCACGTTGATGCGCACAACCTTCGCTGGAATGCCAACTGCAACACCGTAATCAGGCACATCGGCGAGCACCACCGCATTCGCACCAATCGACGCAAAGCGGCCAACTTTCACGGGGCCGAGAATCTTGGCGCCGGATCCGATCATTGCCCCTTCGCCTATTACAGGCACCTCCTGGCTCCCAGCACGGCCACCAATCGTCACCCCAGTGCCAACCACTGCTCGGGCCCCGATGATCGCGCGCCGATGAATCACGGTTCCGAGCCCCTGATAGCTCAGGAGCACCCCCGGCCCGATACATGAGGACGGTGGCAACACCACCGAGAACACCACGCGATTCACGATCTTCAAGATCTGCGGCAACAGCGGAATGCGCTTTAGATGCAACCACCGCGCAATTCGATAGATTCTGATTACCATAAGCACTTCCACCCTGTCCTTGCGGCGCGCAGTTCGTTCATCTTGGAAACACAAAAGCTTCGTTTAGCAACCACCAAACGGTACGCGATCGGCGCGGCGCGCCCCCCCACTGATACCACCCCCAAAGCGGCTGATGCGGACCTGCCTGATCCGGATGCAAAGTCGGCCCCTCGTACTCAAACCAAAGCTGACCGTTGATCCATGCGCGCAGATATCCCTTGCCCCCGAGATTCTCGGGGCGGTCATCGGCGAAGAAATCGATCCCAAGGACGTTGTACTGCCCACGCTTGACCGTATAGGGCGGAAGCGCCGGCCGATCGTAGCCGTCCTTTCCCCAGACGACCCGTTCACCCCAATGCTGAGAACTCGCACTCCTCGGAAAACTGATCACGCACCGCAACTGGTCCCCATACAAACTGAACGCGATAACGGGATTGCCATATTGATCCGGCTTGGGCCTACCCTTGAGCTGCCAGAGCAGCCCCTCTTCTCCCACCGCATCGAAGTCCCAACCGTCGTCAAATCTGAAGGCCATCAACCACGCATACTGACGGTAGGGTTCGATCGGATAGCCGGCAAGCTGCGTGCGCCATGAAGATGCGGTCTGCCGGTCGGTCGGACCCAAATCAACGCGAATGGCCTGCAGCGATTCAATCCGGTCATCAGGCAGTCTTGTGACTTGTGGCGGCAGCAAGTTCTCCCCGATACTCTTCCCTGAGATCACGATCCCATCGGCCATGATCGTGGCGATATCTGCAACACCGGTCAGGGGATTGATGATTCGCCGGTCGGCACTGAAGTTGAAGTCCGCGATGGCGTTGCCTCCGGCAATTAGGGCGCGATAAGGAACCCATCCTGCATTCCGGTATTCCTGTCGCAACCGTCGGATATCGTCTTGGCGCTCCAGCGCGGCACCGCTGGAGGCATTTACGAGCAATCCGCAGAGCAAGAGAATCTGCGCAAACCTCAAATCCCAACCTAGCTGCGCAAGCCCGAACCACGCCCGTGTCACGCGGCCGCTCCAGTACGCGGCGATCCCGATCGGAGCCATCTATCGACGATGCTCAATGTGCCTGCATCCGGCTGGCAAGCCATGCGGCACCCGCATCCGCCCGTTCACGCACTACAGCGATCCGGTCGGATAGCAGCTCGCGAATTGAATCCTCTTCTGTGACAAGAATCTCCAGCGACCGCTGCAGCGATTCGGCCGACAGCTCACTCGTGGGCAGCATGTACCGCTCATGCCCAAAAAGATCCCGATTGAGTCCTTTGGCTTTCACGCTGTAAGCAACCGAAATGACCGGCACGCCAGTCGACATTGCCGCAATCGTTGCGTGTGTCCGTGCGCCGATAAAATACTTGCACTTGGAGATCAGGTACTTGAGTTGCGGGGCATTCAAACCGGTTGGCGCAATCTGAACGCGCTCTCGTTCCGCGCCAAGTGTTTCGAAGATCTCCTGATGTGTTAGCTCGTCGCCACCGAGCGCCGATCCTGCCAGAGGAGCCACGTGGGGGATCAGCATGATCGAGAACGGATACTCGGCCAGTGCTTTGCGGATGAACGAGACGACTTCTCGCCGCAGGGCTCCGGGCCGCCCCGAGCGCGCCAGGATACGCTCGATCAGCGGGCTGACGTTGAGCCCAAGCACACCATGGGGATTCGCGAAAAGCGCACCGACATCGAATGCTTGCGGCGCCATGCAGAATGCCGAATCGGTAACAGGCAACACGGAATTGGCAAGCCCGAGTTTTTTCAGATAATCGACGCTTGCGGATTCGCGCACCGTGATCAGCGACAAGCGTTTCATGTGCTCGTACAACTGGCGCTCCACTCCCGGAAGCCTCGAAAACGGCCCTACGGATGCCCCCCATAGGACTGTGTGTTTGCCGAGCCGCATCGCTGCCTCGGCTTCACCGACGAAATGGAACAGCGATGCCAGATCGTAGTCGAGCGAGTAATTATCTCCACCGATCATGAGCAAGGCATCGCACCGCCACAGATTGCGCGCGAGGTGCACATCGGGGGTCAGGCGTAGCGCCGGCAACCGCGTCAACATTGGCACACGACGACAAATCCGATCCCAATGGGACCACCAAGCCGGCGGGACCGATGCCGACACGAACTCGACACCGTCATCCGCTGCATCCGGCCATTGCGCAGCATCGCGCGGGATGTCCAGAGACGGCACGAGCACGCGAACCGCGCCAAGGTGCTTGTTCAACAAAGCGACGGTGGAGCGCACCAGGGCCTCGCAACCGCGGTTTCCAAAGTTGTTTTGGCCTGACAGGTAGATGGTCTTCATGGTTTCCGGAAGCAGTTGTCGCGCTGTATGTGGCGCGGGCTCAGTCAGATCTCGAACAACACTTCGTTCAGCGAGCGGCGCGGACTTTGTGCCACACGGAACTCCTCGGGCAGATGCCCAACAGCAACAAGCATGATGACCTCTTCACCCATGCCCAATCCGGCTGCCTCCTTCAACCGGCGGTCCTGCTGCCGTTCCACGCTCCAATTCAAGCAACAGCTTCCAAGACCGAGAGAGTGCAGCGCATAGATCAGACTCATTGCGAACAAGCCACCATCAATCCACGACTGATAGCGCTCTCCGACCGTGTGAAAGCAGTCGATCCGTGCCGTCACGACGAGGATGACGCTCGCCTGCTCGCCAAACCCCCGGTTCCCGTTCTGGAGGCGCAGAAGCGCGGACTGCCGGTTCTTGTCGCGAACGGAATAAACGCGCGCCGCCTGCCGGTTACATACCGAAGGGCTTTTTTGCGCGAGGCGAACGGCCTCGGCAATGAGTTCCGGCGCAACCTCTGCCTCCGAAAAATTTCGGATGCTGTAACGGCTGTTGAAGAAGTGCTTCAGATCCTGCCGCGCGTGACCAAGAATGTCCTCGCGCCGCACCACCTCAGTGCCACCAACCGCGCAGTCAGGTACGCCGGAATGCCGGCCGCGCAGCACGGCAAGCCTTCGCGCAAAGCAGTCGTCCACGTGGCCATTTTCCTCGTTGAACGCCTGATACTCGACAAGGGAATTGACCGCCGCTGCCGTCGTGGCATCGCAGCCAAAACGATCCAGATAGTCCGAAACGTCGGAGAGGAGCGAGGCAACAGCATCGGCGCCAAAGCCCACCCGGGGCTGTCGCAAGGCCAGGCCCTTTTCAATGCGGTGGTAGGCCTTCAGAACCTTCGATTCCAACACCCCCCTCGTCGTCTGACCCAGGACACCCGAATGGCAACGATATATGTACCAGTCGGCAAGCAGCGCTCGGACGAGTCCTACCTCTGCCTTGGCTACCCGATATCGACCACGGAGCTTTGAATACACGGAAACTGGCAACCAGCGCTTCAAAACAAGTTCAATCGTCATGGGTTTCAGATTCAGAAAAAGATTAGCCGTGGAGGGACAAACCGGGCGATGACCGAACGCTCTTCGGCCTCCAGTGGCTTAAGCCACGCCATGAGCGCGAGAAACGCGAGCGCGAATCCTGCGCCTTGCACCACTTGCATCGTCGGCTGCTTCAGATAGGCTGCACCAACGGCCAGCGTGCCCCCCCACAGAACCACTTTCAGCAGGCCCTGCCATACGACAGGGAGGCGAAACCCGGAATAGCATAGGAGGAACCAGACCGCCGCGATCCAGATGAATTCGGCTGCGATCAGGCCCGCAATCACTCCCGTCAGACCAAACGCGTGCCCTAAGACATACGCCATTGGCAAACCGGCGCAGGCCAACACGGTAGCAATCAAATTGGCGTTGGGCCGCTCCAGCGTCACGGCAATCAGACTGAGCATGAGGTGGGCCGTCTGAAACCCCACCAGCACCATCATCAGCGACAACAAAGCCCCTGCCTCGGGGTACTTCCCGCCGCTGAGCAAGGCACCGGCATTGTCACCACCAACAACGAAGAAGACGAGCAGGAAAAGTATGCCCAGAAGATTGGATTTCAGCGCCAGGACGGCCACCATGGCCAGCTGTCCCAGGTCGCGAGTGGCAACGTAACGCGAGACCATCAGCGGCCTGATCCAGCCAATCAGCAACTGTGCGGGCAAGTAATTTCGGAGCATGTCCGTCAGCGACTGCGCGAATCCCAGCACTGCGGTGTATTCGAAGCCCAGCGTTTTCGCAACGAGCAGCTTGAGCACATTGGCGCCGTACACCTGCCCGAGTACCTGTACGCCATAGAAGCGCAACGCCACCGCCCACATGCCGGGCACATGGTAGCTCTCGTCGCCCCCTGCATCGCGCTTGCGAAGATAGGCGGCAAGCACGAGCGAACCGATCAACGCCGACACGGAACACACCGCCAGTTCGACGATCAGCATCTGACCAACATCGAGATCCTGACCATTGGCCAACAATAATGCTGCCGCCAATGCTTTTCCCGCATTTCGCAACACGGCAAGTGATTGGGACCACGCCTGCAGAAGAAGGGATCCAAACAGTTCGTCCAGATACCGGTAAAGAACACCGACGATCAGGAAAAGTGCGGCTCCCGCCCCGAGGAACGCCGCATCATCGAAGAGCCGTTGGTCAAGCAATGTTTCCCAGTAGGTCGAAACGATCCATCCCGTGATTACGCTCGCAGCAGTCGCCGACCAAACACGCAGGGCATAGACGCGC
It contains:
- a CDS encoding heparin lyase I family protein → MAPIGIAAYWSGRVTRAWFGLAQLGWDLRFAQILLLCGLLVNASSGAALERQDDIRRLRQEYRNAGWVPYRALIAGGNAIADFNFSADRRIINPLTGVADIATIMADGIVISGKSIGENLLPPQVTRLPDDRIESLQAIRVDLGPTDRQTASSWRTQLAGYPIEPYRQYAWLMAFRFDDGWDFDAVGEEGLLWQLKGRPKPDQYGNPVIAFSLYGDQLRCVISFPRSASSQHWGERVVWGKDGYDRPALPPYTVKRGQYNVLGIDFFADDRPENLGGKGYLRAWINGQLWFEYEGPTLHPDQAGPHQPLWGWYQWGGAPRRSRTVWWLLNEAFVFPR
- a CDS encoding polysaccharide pyruvyl transferase family protein, whose translation is MKTIYLSGQNNFGNRGCEALVRSTVALLNKHLGAVRVLVPSLDIPRDAAQWPDAADDGVEFVSASVPPAWWSHWDRICRRVPMLTRLPALRLTPDVHLARNLWRCDALLMIGGDNYSLDYDLASLFHFVGEAEAAMRLGKHTVLWGASVGPFSRLPGVERQLYEHMKRLSLITVRESASVDYLKKLGLANSVLPVTDSAFCMAPQAFDVGALFANPHGVLGLNVSPLIERILARSGRPGALRREVVSFIRKALAEYPFSIMLIPHVAPLAGSALGGDELTHQEIFETLGAERERVQIAPTGLNAPQLKYLISKCKYFIGARTHATIAAMSTGVPVISVAYSVKAKGLNRDLFGHERYMLPTSELSAESLQRSLEILVTEEDSIRELLSDRIAVVRERADAGAAWLASRMQAH
- a CDS encoding nitroreductase family protein; translation: MESKVLKAYHRIEKGLALRQPRVGFGADAVASLLSDVSDYLDRFGCDATTAAAVNSLVEYQAFNEENGHVDDCFARRLAVLRGRHSGVPDCAVGGTEVVRREDILGHARQDLKHFFNSRYSIRNFSEAEVAPELIAEAVRLAQKSPSVCNRQAARVYSVRDKNRQSALLRLQNGNRGFGEQASVILVVTARIDCFHTVGERYQSWIDGGLFAMSLIYALHSLGLGSCCLNWSVERQQDRRLKEAAGLGMGEEVIMLVAVGHLPEEFRVAQSPRRSLNEVLFEI